The proteins below are encoded in one region of Effusibacillus dendaii:
- a CDS encoding methionine ABC transporter ATP-binding protein, whose translation MIELVDLYKEYQTKRGKVIAVNHVSLKIEPGEIFGIVGYSGAGKSSLLRCMNLLERPTTGVVRLNDVDLTTLNTQELRQARQKIGMIFQHFNLNSSRTVFQNVAFALKAANKSKDFIEKRVPELLALVGLADKADQYPSQLSGGQKQRVGIARALANDPHVLLCDEATSALDPKTTKSILALLKEINEKLGLTIVLITHEMEVIKEICHRVAVMKEGDIIEVGNVYDIFANPKQSLTREFIETVLHFELPSEVLQHRNPHGILVKIQFKGEIAEESIVSDVLQSCKVKGNILHGKIEYIQNVPLGIFIMELSGDSQEVDKALGLLRERTSELEVIADVLK comes from the coding sequence ATCGAACCGGGAGAAATTTTCGGGATTGTAGGATACAGTGGGGCGGGAAAAAGTTCCCTGCTACGTTGCATGAATCTGTTGGAACGACCCACAACAGGAGTTGTGCGGTTGAATGATGTGGATTTGACGACATTAAACACGCAAGAACTGCGTCAAGCACGTCAAAAGATAGGCATGATTTTTCAACACTTTAACCTGAACAGCAGTCGAACCGTTTTTCAAAACGTTGCTTTTGCCTTAAAAGCTGCCAACAAGTCAAAGGACTTTATTGAAAAACGGGTGCCGGAGCTGCTTGCATTGGTAGGGTTAGCCGATAAGGCAGACCAATATCCCAGTCAACTCAGCGGAGGCCAAAAACAAAGAGTGGGGATTGCAAGGGCATTGGCAAATGACCCGCATGTTTTGCTTTGTGATGAAGCGACCTCCGCTCTTGATCCGAAGACTACCAAATCGATACTCGCCTTGTTAAAAGAAATCAATGAAAAACTCGGATTAACGATCGTTTTGATCACCCACGAGATGGAAGTCATCAAAGAAATCTGCCATCGGGTGGCTGTCATGAAAGAAGGAGACATTATCGAAGTGGGCAATGTCTACGATATTTTTGCGAATCCGAAGCAATCTCTTACAAGAGAGTTTATCGAGACGGTTCTGCATTTTGAGTTACCCAGTGAGGTTTTACAGCATCGGAATCCGCACGGAATTCTGGTGAAAATACAATTTAAAGGCGAAATTGCGGAAGAGAGCATTGTGTCTGACGTTCTACAATCCTGCAAGGTAAAAGGAAATATTCTGCACGGAAAAATCGAATATATTCAAAATGTGCCGCTTGGCATATTCATTATGGAGTTGAGCGGTGATTCACAAGAAGTGGATAAAGCACTCGGTCTCCTACGGGAAAGAACTTCTGAATTGGAGGTGATCGCGGATGTCCTTAAATAA